Genomic segment of Euwallacea fornicatus isolate EFF26 chromosome 11, ASM4011564v1, whole genome shotgun sequence:
TGGGCTGTTTCGGTGACCGGGACGCGGGCCATGCCAACGAAGATATGCGCTCCCAGAAGCGCATCAGCGACCAGATCAACCGACAGTTGGCCAAGGAGAAACAGGTTGGTTCCGATTTCCCGTCTTAAGCCTGATTCACAGGGTTGATTTCCAGGTGTACCGGGCGACGCACCGGTTGTTGCTGCTCGGTGCAGGTGAATCCGGCAAATCCACCATTGTCAAGCAGATGCGCATCCTGCATGTGGACGGTTTCAGCGAGCGCGAGAAGAAACAGAAAATTGAGGATATCAAGAAGAATATCCGAGACGCCATTATTGTAAGTGTTGCATCAACAATACTATGCTTCAGTTTGACATTGGCTACTATTACTATCCAACTaaattcttgttttatttatcattGACAACTGTTGCTTCCCACTTCGTTCTAACGTTGTCAGTTCTGTTAGTTTATTTTGCCTGATTTTGACGATTATCGGGAAACGGTCCCCTTATTGGTTGCAgtgttgaaacttttttttgtctctAGACGATAACCGGAGCAATGTCGACGCTGAGTCCTCCGGTGCAATTGGAAAAGCCTGACAACCAAGTCCGCGTGGACTGGATTCAGGATGTAGCAACAGGGCCGGACTTTGATTATCCGCCCGAGTTCTACGAACACACCGAAGCTCTCTGGAAAGACAGAGGAGTACAGGTGAGTTCGGGTTTTTTCCGCGATTTGCGGTTGCTTTGATGAGCTTTTCCTAGACGACGTACGAGCGGAGCAACGAATACCAACTAATCGACTGCGCAAAGTACTTTCTGGACCAGGTAGACGTGATCAAGCGACCCGACTACACGCCGACCGAGCAGGACATCCTACGTTGCCGTGTTCTCACTTCAGGCATCTTCGAGACGCAATTTCAAGTGGACAAAGTCAACTTTCAGTAAGTGCATTTTGTTCTGTTTGCTTGTCATCTTCAACCGCTTATGGGTTGAATTTGAGACTTGCCTAGTTAAATAATCTGttgaacttttattgataCTTCAATTGTTACCCTAGTGACAATATGAAAAAAGAAGTGAATCGCAGTGTTAATATTCGTCCGTTTGTTCGTAGCATGTTCGACGTGGGTGGTCAGCGGGACGAGCGGCGCAAATGGATCCAGTGCTTCAATGACGTGACTGCCATAATCTTCGTGACGGCGTGCAGTTCGTATAACATGGTGCTGCGTGAGGACCCGACGCAGAATCGACTACGCGAGTCGCTTGACCTTTTCAAGTCGATCTGGAACAATCGCTGGCTACGGACAATCTCCGTAATCTTGTTCTTGAACAAGCAGGATTTGCTGGCAGAAAAGATCCTCGCTGGCAAGAGCAAACTAGAAGATTATTTTCAGGAGTTTGCACGGTACCAGCCACCGCCCGAGGTGCCGAACGAAAATAACGAGCATCCGGAGGTGTTCAGAGCCAAGTACTTCATCCGCGACGAGTTCCTCGTAAGTAAAAATTGTCGATTTTCCTTTTAGTATAGAAATAATCGAGGCAAGCGATTGCAGCGCATCAGCACGGCTTCCGGCGAGGGCAAGCACTACTGCTACCCTCACTTCACCTGCGCCGTTGACACGGAAAACATCAAGCGGGTGTTCAACGACTGCCGCGATATCATACAGCGCATGCACCTGCGCCAATACGAActcttataatattttatcacCATAGCAACCaccataatataaaattaatgaaaccgATGACAGAGAAACTTCCTGCGGTCACGGAGCCGTTCGTGCGCGTGCGCCACTTTTACGGGTAAACTGCTCCATATTGTACACGTGTTTACGCGATCGCGCCGCGTCGCCACTACCGAGGCAACGCGACCGACCCGACGAGAAAGAATGCACGCgcgagagagagggagagagaaagagagagagagggtgGGAGAGAAAGAGAGGGGGAGACAgggagagagaaagagagagagatagGGCGAGCGAGCGAGTGAAAGAGATGTGTTGGGTGTGCAAGGTGCGCTTCGCGGTCCACAAAAAGAGTCCCATACACTGCCAGACTAGATGTAGTGAAAACAAAACCTAAAGCAGCAATTGGAAACGTCGCCTAGTGCAAAATTACCCTATCATTTTAATGCCCCCCCTCCCTCCCTCCCTCCCACTCCAGTCAAATCAAAGTATTAATACCTTTATCTCGAATACTACTAGCAAATTTCCGGTTAAGGCGGCGTTGTCCAACTCTCGCGAATCAGGAAAAACCAAACTGTCGTTTGACTGATCAGGCGCACAAAAATAGACTCGTGCTAGTGTGTGAAGTGCCATTTTCTGTGACGTCAAAGCGCGTGCGCTTATTGCCGAGTTTTTCCTCTCGGTTTTGCGGTGGTAATCGGTAGGACCAAATCAGTACAACGCAGGATTTAGAGATTTGTAGGGCGTTTGATAGAGGCGGATTTCAGTTGGGAAGTGGGGAGGAGTGCGACCGCGCATCATAATATGGACGATTTGCGTTGTCTTCTTTGACCCTTTTTAATCTTCgatatttttgggatatatcaatatttgcttttaatatttttccaactAATTGTTGGTAAGGAcggttttcatttaaatgttgaCTAAAAAAGCTCCTAACTTCATCATTGATGAAAAAGAGACTTCTTACTCCCTACTCGTTTTGAATTAACTTTCCaactaaaacgatattaattcTTCGTATTGTGTCGAAAAATGTCTAACTCCTTTATTAACGAAGATAAACCAATCGACTCGGtactctttttttctttttctagcTAAAAAGATGCCGATGTAAATTCCAACGTTTCTAtctagaaattttagaaaatccttAATTTCTCTTATTTTAGGAACcaattttcagcaaatattCTATTCAGAcaagacaaaaaatataactacTATTCGCGCACATACCTCCCTCCACTCCCTTGCTGCCGGGAAGAAGCGCTCTGGAATCTCTCGTAAACTAATTTATAGTACAAAAGTTGCAGTAAAGTCTCCCGCTGGCGCCCTCTTTAGTCGTTATCTAGACACGGGAACTTGACTCCCGGCACTCTTTCGGAGTAGCTGGAGCGGTTCTGTCTCATCCTACGATGGAACAATAATTGTCGTCCCCCTCAGTACCGCCGCGTCGCGCCTCCCCTCGTATGTATAATGGGActcgtttcaattttaaatgtttttaggTGGTAAAGAgcatacataaataaatagacCAGTGAATTGTGTTTTTATAATAGTGATCTAGagactactactactactactgtTCAGTGTCAGTGTACATTTTTCTCACGTCGTCGTctgtcatttaaaataatcgcGTGGTGGCGGCCATGATATGGCGTCTGGCGGGACCAAGATGGCGTCCCCCCTTTCTTTTTCTCTCACGGTTGGAATTAAAAGTGCCAAATGTCGATGAACAAAATTCCCCCCACCAATGCGCAAAATGGTCGTCGCCTcgcatttttcagttttaccACGTCTGCGCGTTAGAACAAAACTATTATAATACGCTGTCACGCCTGTTGTTTtactttcgtttttttttagacaaaGAGAAGCGCATCATTTAATTAGTTGTTGTTTATATATGTTACACAATGTTAACCTATTTTTACATAgagcatttttatatttatttttgttatttatctgACGCTAgtgcaatatatttttacttgtaCGCCTCCGTAGGGACACTTACCACTGTATTCGATTGGCGGCGGGCTTCGCTGACTCTCGGTGtataaatctcaaaaactaccCTTAAGCTCAAGCTCCACGTTATTTCAAAGCAGAGTATACGCTGAAAGCGCAAGCCTCCCACTTGTATTGTGTATATTATTACggtaaatgtttattttaagatgAGTATTTTGTACAATCAGGGCCGGCGGCCTTTCCTCCCTCTCTCCCCACCCTACCCCACCTATAACAACGTCCctcaaataatataatttcactacctctctctttctctctctccccTCCCCCCTCCCACCCTCtttcccccctcccccctcttAATACTATGATAGCGagttgtttttgtaaagtacTTAAGGAGGTAGTTGAAGAAAAACAAACGCAGAAAAATGTACGTACTAAAAGGTATTAGAGGGCGGTGGGCCGGAAGCCTCTCCCCCTGATTAGGGGGCAATTTCGCGCGTGGCTGTAAATCGTAACGATGTTCGTTTAATTTGCATAATTGTATACCTTATGGATTGACCGAAGGGATCGCAAGACAATTGTCAATCGGGTCTGCGGCCACCGCCCCTCCGATGAATAGTTATTATTGACGatggaaaattattctttatgtggacttctttttttttcaaatctggTTAGGGGGCGCTGGGGGCGTCCGCGGCTCAATTGCAACGCTTCGTCGGCATCAGGGGGCGCCCTCGGTGCCTTCGtaaacacacaaaaaaaaactgtactAAGGAATAAAAAGTGTTATATGGTAAGAAAAGGCGTAGTTTCAGTAGTGCTTTCACTAGAAAACCGCAGCTTTCGATTTCTGTGCAAATGAAGCGAGCACAGTATGGATTGTTCAATTCGTTGGAGATATAAATAGAGATTTCGCAAGCTGGTCTAATCAGTCGTGTTGAAGTGAACAGCAAAGATGATGAGCTTTAAGGTAGGTTGGCTTGTGCAGTATTGaggatgaaattttgacaacTTTTTTGGGGGAGGATTATAATTGGAACGGTCGTTTTGTGGATACCTAATTGGTCAGTTGCATTTAAACGAactcagttaaaaaaatattactttcttATTTGTGAAGTTGGACAGGATAATGTTAATCCAATTGGTTAATTGCCGCAGAATTATTTGACCAAGGCGAACAagtcaaattgaatttgactCTCAATTACAATAATAGAAAAGCGTTTTGTATACGACTAAAATGAAAGTTAacatttttgtactttttaaatttgatcaaaCATAACCGTATAATTTACCAGTTTACAAATTACATATATAATataagtaaaatatatttttcggaCCGGTCAGTTTACCATCCTATTACACTACATCAACGTGGTGCTCGTTTCCAGTAAAACAAATGACATTGACAGTTTTGTCGTATCTATCaccaagttttaaaaaattctattgaagTAAAGTTCTTCAAATATAATACTTCCACGAGAGTAATTCGGCAAATTTTACTTAGACCCCTTTGTAGATCCTTTTGCCGCTGGCGGCCATTGTGGGTTTAAATCTCGCCAAACCTCTCAGTTACGACGAGGACCGCTACGAACCGGCAGCGTCAGGTAAAGTCGCCATTTACGGCGTTCACACAGAAGCAGCACGAGGACAATACATCGATTTAAATTCGATACTTCAACTCAAACGACATTAAATGTTGCTTCTGTGGGACTTTGGTTTTTAGAGATGCgtgccgccattttgaaaaagtgtGGCCCGCCATCTATCGCGTAACTCCACCAACTTCgcagaatttttttagaagGAGGCCTCTCTTTCTCTGTTGCAGAACAAGGTCAGGGTCGCGTGCAGATCAAAGTTTTTAGGGGACCCAGCGAGCAGGATGGTAACCAGAGCTTCGCCCCTTGGGGCTACTGGATTAAGCAACCAGCTGATGACCGCTATTacgattaaattatttgggCTTTTTCGGT
This window contains:
- the Galphas gene encoding guanine nucleotide-binding protein G(s) subunit alpha, giving the protein MGCFGDRDAGHANEDMRSQKRISDQINRQLAKEKQVYRATHRLLLLGAGESGKSTIVKQMRILHVDGFSEREKKQKIEDIKKNIRDAIITITGAMSTLSPPVQLEKPDNQVRVDWIQDVATGPDFDYPPEFYEHTEALWKDRGVQTTYERSNEYQLIDCAKYFLDQVDVIKRPDYTPTEQDILRCRVLTSGIFETQFQVDKVNFHMFDVGGQRDERRKWIQCFNDVTAIIFVTACSSYNMVLREDPTQNRLRESLDLFKSIWNNRWLRTISVILFLNKQDLLAEKILAGKSKLEDYFQEFARYQPPPEVPNENNEHPEVFRAKYFIRDEFLRISTASGEGKHYCYPHFTCAVDTENIKRVFNDCRDIIQRMHLRQYELL